The window AAAAGATGAAATAGAAAAGTTATTTAAAGCGAAAGGGGAAAGTAAGAATGAAAAACATTAGACCAATCGCTTTTTGGCCCCCAGTAATACTTTTTGTTGTAGCTTGTGTCTATAATTTTCAAAGTCAAGACGGTTTTACAAGAATGATTAATGGTGCAAATTCATGGCTTATGAAAAACTTTGCATGGGCTTTCAGTCTTGGTGTACTAATCATGCTTGCTGTCATTATTTATTTAATGTTTTCTAAGTTCGGCGATGTTAGAATTGGTGGCCGTGAAGCTGCACCTATGCTTGATGATGTCAGATATTTCTCTATAACACTAACAAGTATAGTGGCAATAGGAATTCTTTTTTGGGCAACTTCGGAGCCGCTCTATCACTTGACATCTCCACCCCAATCATTGAAGATCCAACCTAATAGCGCGGAAGCAGCAGTTTTTTCTTTATCAACCCTTTTTGTTCACTGGGGATTTTTACCATTGGCAATCTATGCTGTTCCATCAATCATGTTTGCATTTTCATTTTATAACATGAGAAAACCGTATACACTTGCTTCAACTTTGACTCCAATCTTTGGAGACAAGGTTCTAGGGAAATGGTCGCAAATAATTGATGCAACCTGTATGTATGCACTCATTGCAGGTATGGCTGCATCACTTGGTACTGGTGTTCTCTCGATAGCGGGCGGCCTTAAATATTTAACTGGAATACAGACAGGCGCATTTCTGTGGGCAATGGTGGATATAGCAGTAGTCGCTACTTTCGTCATCTCCTCGATTACCGGACTTTTTAATGGAATTAAGAAACTCTCTGAAATTAATTTAATTATTTTCATTCTTCTTGCTGTTATTGTTTTTGTTTTTGGACCTACCTCTTTTATGCTTAATCTTGGAATAGAGGCCTTTGCCAATCATCTAGATACCTTTTTTGAAAAAGCAGCATTCACAGGTGCAGCTGCAAATGATCCATGGGCAGGCTCATGGACGATCTTTTATTGGTGTAATTGGCTCGCATGGGCACCTATTTCTGGAATGTTTCTTGGTCGGATTTCCTATGGACATACGATAAGAAAGGCGTTATTCGTTCAATTTATACTTCCATCATTATTTAGTATTATTTGGATGGTGATATTTGGCGGAGCGGCTATCAAAATGCAGCTTTCTGGTGGAGGGCTGATGGAGTCAATGTCAGCAGGTCCTGAATT of the Bacillus sp. 1NLA3E genome contains:
- a CDS encoding BCCT family transporter; translation: MKNIRPIAFWPPVILFVVACVYNFQSQDGFTRMINGANSWLMKNFAWAFSLGVLIMLAVIIYLMFSKFGDVRIGGREAAPMLDDVRYFSITLTSIVAIGILFWATSEPLYHLTSPPQSLKIQPNSAEAAVFSLSTLFVHWGFLPLAIYAVPSIMFAFSFYNMRKPYTLASTLTPIFGDKVLGKWSQIIDATCMYALIAGMAASLGTGVLSIAGGLKYLTGIQTGAFLWAMVDIAVVATFVISSITGLFNGIKKLSEINLIIFILLAVIVFVFGPTSFMLNLGIEAFANHLDTFFEKAAFTGAAANDPWAGSWTIFYWCNWLAWAPISGMFLGRISYGHTIRKALFVQFILPSLFSIIWMVIFGGAAIKMQLSGGGLMESMSAGPEFAVYALLEKYPIAEFTIPVFVICLFLSYVTGSDAFTTTLGGLSTTGISPDDPEPSMWMKIFWGIVIGTVTWVMITSSGVDGIKMLSNLGGGPALILELLICVSLLKVASKPKEYDLRKHDYTDDGIPIKSVTKKNIMSEGTNDQVSKQKIS